The Tissierellales bacterium genome window below encodes:
- a CDS encoding UDP-N-acetylmuramoyl-L-alanyl-D-glutamate--2,6-diaminopimelate ligase: MTNIQTIINELSPLDYKNIKNQKCDSVTYDSRKAISNSVFVAIRGFKVDGHKFIPSAIENGCTTIVCENYPENIDPNIAFIRVSDSREALGICSKTIYDDFSDKMPLIGITGTNGKTSSTYLLQGLFETAGEKIGFIGTNGVHTDGVTTPLGNTTPESSELYKLFSKMHKNGTNYAFMEVSSHATVLKRIQGLKYKVGIFTNLTEDHLIFHKTMENYYNAKKDFFNSVEHCVINIDDEYGQRLYRELLAEDKKVYSYSLKKDSDFRAEILEASLNGSVFRFTCSKGSIDLTLSLPGIFNIQNALGVIGAGIICGLNLETIKRGFANLKGIPGRFESLETTLACTVILDFAHTPDGLEKVMQTIEALSSNRKIALFGAQGERDKARRGQMGKISGKYADITILTEDNPVFEDPKDICLEIAEGVKSENGEFKIIVDRSEAINYVIKNHLPGDIIVLAGKSTEPYQIVGDKKIPYSERDIAIKALREAEKI, from the coding sequence ATGACAAATATTCAAACAATAATAAATGAATTATCTCCACTTGATTATAAAAATATAAAAAACCAAAAATGCGATTCTGTGACTTATGACTCTAGAAAAGCAATTTCAAATTCGGTTTTTGTAGCTATAAGAGGTTTTAAAGTAGATGGGCATAAGTTTATCCCCTCAGCTATAGAAAACGGATGCACTACAATAGTGTGTGAAAATTATCCTGAAAATATCGATCCTAATATAGCATTCATAAGAGTTTCTGACTCTAGAGAGGCTCTTGGAATTTGCTCTAAAACTATATACGATGACTTTTCTGACAAAATGCCTCTAATAGGCATAACTGGTACAAATGGAAAAACAAGTTCTACGTACTTACTTCAAGGTTTGTTTGAAACTGCTGGTGAAAAAATAGGATTCATTGGTACAAATGGAGTACACACAGATGGTGTAACCACTCCACTTGGAAATACTACTCCAGAGTCATCAGAGCTCTACAAACTATTCAGTAAAATGCATAAAAACGGTACAAATTACGCTTTTATGGAAGTCTCATCTCATGCAACAGTTTTGAAACGAATACAGGGACTCAAATACAAAGTAGGCATATTTACAAATTTAACTGAGGACCACTTGATTTTCCACAAAACTATGGAAAATTATTACAATGCAAAAAAAGATTTCTTCAATTCTGTGGAACACTGCGTGATAAACATAGATGATGAATATGGACAAAGGCTGTACCGCGAACTTTTAGCAGAAGACAAAAAAGTCTATAGCTATAGTCTCAAGAAAGATTCTGATTTTAGAGCAGAAATACTTGAAGCCTCTCTAAATGGCTCTGTGTTTAGATTTACTTGTTCAAAGGGAAGCATAGATTTGACACTCAGCCTACCTGGAATATTTAATATTCAAAATGCTCTAGGAGTTATAGGTGCTGGAATCATCTGCGGATTAAACCTTGAAACTATAAAACGTGGATTCGCAAATCTAAAAGGCATCCCCGGTAGATTTGAATCTCTTGAAACCACACTAGCTTGTACTGTAATACTTGACTTTGCCCACACTCCTGATGGTCTTGAAAAAGTCATGCAAACTATAGAAGCTCTCTCTAGTAATAGAAAAATAGCTCTATTTGGTGCTCAAGGCGAAAGAGACAAAGCAAGGCGTGGACAAATGGGAAAAATATCTGGAAAGTATGCCGATATAACTATACTCACAGAAGACAATCCCGTGTTTGAAGACCCTAAAGATATATGCCTTGAAATAGCGGAAGGTGTAAAATCTGAAAATGGTGAATTCAAAATAATAGTAGACCGATCTGAAGCCATAAACTATGTAATAAAAAACCATCTTCCTGGGGATATTATAGTTTTAGCTGGTAAATCAACTGAGCCGTATCAAATTGTAGGTGATAAAAAAATACCATATAGCGAAAGAGATATCGCAATAAAGGCACTTAGAGAAGCTGAAAAAATTTAG